A portion of the Ricinus communis isolate WT05 ecotype wild-type chromosome 10, ASM1957865v1, whole genome shotgun sequence genome contains these proteins:
- the LOC8283034 gene encoding protein LURP-one-related 8 — MTKVYPNIAAASTPVVEKLKSSSLDTADAIVLTVWKKSLLFNCNGFTVYDGSGNLVFRVDNYMAGSGANGEIVLMDADGKPLLTIRRKRLSLGDNWLVYDGETAVNPLFSVRKHVKILNTKSLAHVSGNSSSGSTSNSKNIVYEIEGSYSQRSCAVYDDKHRRVAEIKQKEAVGGVAFGVDVFRLIIGPKMDTSVAMAIVILLDQMFGSSRRFHT, encoded by the exons ATGACTAAGGTATACCCAAACATAGCTGCCGCATCTACGCCCGTGGTGGAGAAGCTTAAATCTTCGTCATTAGATACGGCGGATGCGATTGTGCTGACCGTTTGGAAGAAGTCTTTGCTTTTCAACTGCAACGGCTTTACGGTTTATGATGGCTCTGGTAATCTCGTTTTTAGAGTCGATAATTACATGGCCGGCTCCGGTGCTAATGGTGAGATTGTTCTCATGGACGCTGACGGCAAGCCTCTCCTCACCATCCGCCGCAAG AGGCTGAGCCTAGGGGATAACTGGCTGGTTTACGATGGAGAAACCGCGGTAAATCCGCTTTTCTCCGTGAGGAAGCACGTGAAAATTCTAAACACGAAGAGTTTGGCTCACGTGAGCGGCAACAGCAGCAGCGGTAGTACTAGTAATAGCAAGAATATTGTGTATGAAATAGAAGGATCGTACTCACAAAGGAGCTGCGCGGTGTATGATGACAAACACAGGAGAGTGGCGGAGATCAAACAAAAAGAGGCCGTAGGCGGTGTAGCCTTCGGTGTCGACGTTTTCCGCCTTATCATAGGGCCAAAAATGGATACGTCAGTTGCTATGGCAATTGTCATCCTGCTTGACCAGATGTTTGGTTCTTCTAGACGCTTCCATACCTAA
- the LOC8283035 gene encoding 50S ribosomal protein L17, chloroplastic, which translates to MAMAMPVACSTNNNTWNMSSLISSLPSSASSSSSSLTAALRLQSPHPRALTLSRRHQQQPLLLRSFTGLSPLNSLLSIGFSEYTSFENGFPSIDNGSRVFGMRHGRRVPKLNRPPDQRKALLRGLTTQLLKHGRIKTTRARASAMRKYVDKMITLAKDGSLHKRRQALGFIYEKQIVHALFAEVPDRYGERNGGYTRIIRTLPRRGDNAPMAYIELV; encoded by the exons ATGGCAATGGCAATGCCTGTAGCTTGTAGTACCAACAACAATACATGGAACATGTCATCTCTAATCTCATCACTCCCttcttctgcttcttcttcttcttcttctttaaccGCCGCACTGCGACTCCAGTCACCACATCCACGTGCTCTTACTCTCTCCCGCCGTCACCAACAACAGCCGCTTCTCCTCCGCTCGTTCACCGGTCTTTCACCTTTAAATTCTCTTCTATCAATTGGATTCTCCG AGTATACTAGTTTTGAGAATGGGTTCCCTTCAATTGATAATGGGTCTAGAGTTTTTGGTATGAGACATGGAAGGCGAGTTCCTAAGCTCAATAGGCCACCTGACCAGAGGAAGGCACTCCTTAGAGGGCTAACTACTCAGCTTCTTAAACATGGAAGGATCAAAACAACTAGAGCTAGAGCTAGTGCCATGAGGAAATATGTGGACAAGATGATTACTTTAGCTAAAGATGGGTCTTTGCACAAGAGAAGACAAGCTCTTGgttttatatatgaaaagcAGATTGTTCATGCCTTGTTTGCTGAGGTCCCAGATAGGTATGGTGAAAGAAATGGTGGGTATACCAGGATTATTAGAACTTTGCCGAGGAGAGGAGATAATGCGCCAATGGCTTACATTGAGCTTGTTTAG